The Pongo abelii isolate AG06213 chromosome 20, NHGRI_mPonAbe1-v2.0_pri, whole genome shotgun sequence genome window below encodes:
- the SLC27A5 gene encoding long-chain fatty acid transport protein 5, producing the protein MGVRRQLALLLLLLLLLWGLGQPVWPVAVALTLRWLLGDPICCMLLGLAMLAQPWFSPWVPHGLSLAAAALALTLLPARLPPGLRWLPADVIFLAKILHLGLKIRRCLSRQPPDTFVDAFERRARAQPGRALLVWTGPGAGSVTFGELDARACQAAWALKAELGGCASLCAGEPTALLVLASQAVPALCMWLGLAKLGCPTAWINPHGRGMPLVHSVLSSGARVLVVDPDLRESLEEILPKLQAENIRCFYLSHTSPTPGVGALGAALDAAPSHPVPADLRAGITWRSPALFIYTSGTTGLPKPAILTHERVLQMSKMLSLSGATADDVVYTVLPLYHVMGLVVGILGCLDLGATCVLAPKFSTSCFWDDCRQHGVTVILYVGELLRYLCNIPQKPEDRTHTVRLAMGNGLRADVWETFQQRFGPIRIWEVYGSTEGNMGLVNYVGRCGALGKMSCLLRMLSPFELVQFDMEAAEPVRDNQGFCIPVGLGEPGLLLTKVVSQQPFVGYRGPRELSERKLVRNVRQSGDVYYNTGDVLAMDREGFLYFRDRLGDTFRWKGENVSTHEVEGVLSQVDFLQQVNVYGVCVPGCEGKVGMAAVQLAPGQTFDGQKLYQHVRAWLPAYATPHFIRIQDAMEVTSTFKLMKTRLVREGFNVGIVVDPLFVLDSRAQSFRPLTAEMYQAVCEGTWRL; encoded by the exons atggGTGTCAGGCGACAGTTggccttgctgctgctgctgcttctcctgcTCTGGGGCCTGGGGCAGCCAGTGTGGCCAGTGGCTGTGGCCTTGACCCTGCGCTGGCTCCTGGGGGATCCCATATGTTGCATGCTACTTGGGCTGGCCATGTTAGCACAGCCCTGGTTCAGCCCCTGGGTGCCCCATGGGCTGAGCCTGGCAGCTGCGGCCCTGGCACTAACCCTCCTGCCAGCACGGCTGCCCCCAGGACTACGCTGGCTGCCGGCTGATGTGATCTTCTTGGCCAAGATCCTCCACCTGGGCCTGAAGATCAGGAGATGCTTGAGCCGGCAGCCGCCTGACACCTTTGTAGATGCCTTCGAGCGGCGAGCACGAGCGCAGCCTGGCAGGGCACTCTTGGTGTGGACGGGGCCTGGGGCCGGCTCAGTCACCTTTGGTGAGCTGGATGCCCGGGCCTGCCAGGCGGCATGGGCCCtgaaggctgagctgggtggcTGTGCGAGCCTGTGTGCCGGGGAGCCTACTGCCCTCCTGGTGCTGGCTTCCCAGGCTGTTCCAGCCCTGTGTATGTGGCTGGGGCTGGCCAAGCTGGGCTGCCCAACAGCCTGGATCAACCCGCATGGCCGGGGGATGCCCCTGGTGCACTCTGTGCTGAGTTCTGGGGCCCGGGTGCTGGTCGTGGACCCAG ACCTCCGGGAGAGCCTGGAGGAGATCCTTCCCAAGCTGCAGGCTGAGAACATCCGCTGCTTCTACCTCAGCCATACCTCCCCTACACCAGGGGTGGGGGCTCTGGGGGCTGCCCTGGATGCGGCGCCCTCCCACCCAGTGCCTGCTGATCTGCGTGCTGGGATCACATGGAGAAGCCCTGCCCTCTTCATCTATACCTCGGGGACCACTG GCCTCCCGAAGCCAGCCATCCTCACGCATGAGCGGGTACTGCAGATGAGCAAGATGCTGTCCTTATCTGGGGCCACAGCTGATGATGTGGTTTACACGGTCCTGCCTCTGTACCACGTGATGGGACTTGTCGTTGGGATCCTCGGCTGCTTAGATCTCG GAGCCACCTGTGTTCTGGCCCCCAAGTTCTCTACTTCCTGCTTCTGGGATGACTGTCGGCAGCATGGGGTGACAGTGATCCTGTATGTGGGCGAGCTCCTGCGGTACTTGTGTAACATTCCCCAG AAACCAGAGGACCGGACACATACAGTCCGCCTGGCAATGGGCAATGGACTCCGGGCTGATGTGTGGGAGACCTTCCAGCAGCGCTTCGGTCCTATTCGGATCTGGGAAGTCTACGGCTCCACAGAAGGCAACATGGGCTTAGTCAACTATGTGGGGCGCTGCGGGGCCCTGGGCAAGATGAGCTGCCTCCTTCGA ATGCTGTCCCCCTTTGAGCTGGTGCAGTTCGACATGGAGGCGGCGGAGCCTGTGAGGGACAATCAGGGCTTCTGCATCCCTGTAGGGCTAG GGGAGCCGGGGCTGCTGCTGACCAAGGTGGTAAGCCAGCAACCCTTCGTGGGCTACCGCGGCCCCCGAGAGCTGTCGGAACGGAAGCTGGTGCGCAACGTGCGGCAATCGGGCGACGTTTACTACAACACCGGGGACGTACTGGCCATGGACCGCGAAGGCTTCCTCTACTTCCGCGACCGCCTCGGGGACACCTTCCG ATGGAAAGGCGAGAACGTGTCCACGCACGAGGTGGAGGGCGTGCTGTCGCAGGTGGACTTCCTGCAACAGGTTAACGTGTATGGCGTGTGTGTGCCAG GGTGTGAGGGTAAGGTGGGCATGGCTGCTGTGCAGCTAGCCCCCGGCCAGACTTTCGACGGGCAGAAGTTGTACCAGCACGTTCGCGCTTGGCTCCCTGCCTACGCTACCCCCCATTTCATCCGCATCCAG GACGCCATGGAGGTCACCAGCACGTTCAAACTGATGAAGACCCGGTTGGTGCGTGAGGGCTTCAATGTGGGGATCGTGGTTGACCCTCTGTTTGTACTGGACAGCCGGGCCCAGTCCTTCCGGCCCCTGACGGCAGAAATGTACCAGGCTGTGTGTGAGGGAACCTGGAGGCTCTGA